In candidate division KSB1 bacterium, the following proteins share a genomic window:
- a CDS encoding ketoacyl-ACP synthase III translates to MVRARIAGTGMCVPERVVSNFDLEKLMDTSDAWIRERTGIVERRFVTPGVGSADLGLGASLKALEDAGKKPEEVDFIIFATLSPEYPFPGSGCLLQAKLGITDVGALDVRNQCSGFIYGLSIADQYVRTGMYRCVLVVGAEVQSIGLNLSTAGRDTAVLFGDGAGAVVVTPSADGSGILSTNLLADGRYAKELWMEHPGCLRSPRLTPEMLTDGSLDPKMNGRTVFKHAVTRFCEAIEEALRANELTIEQVALIIPHQANLRITEAVAERFGGMDKVYSNIHKYGNTTAASIPIALHEAVREGRVRQGDYIVLVAFGSGFTWASAVVKW, encoded by the coding sequence ATGGTGAGAGCGCGTATTGCCGGCACAGGGATGTGTGTTCCCGAGCGGGTGGTGAGCAACTTCGATCTGGAAAAGTTGATGGATACCAGCGATGCGTGGATTCGGGAGCGCACCGGCATTGTGGAGCGGCGGTTCGTTACGCCAGGCGTCGGCTCTGCCGACCTTGGGTTAGGCGCAAGCCTGAAGGCCCTGGAAGATGCCGGCAAGAAACCAGAGGAGGTGGACTTTATCATCTTTGCCACGCTGAGCCCGGAGTACCCATTTCCCGGCTCCGGTTGCTTGCTGCAGGCCAAGCTGGGCATCACCGACGTTGGCGCTCTTGACGTGCGCAACCAGTGCAGCGGCTTCATCTACGGCCTGTCCATTGCCGACCAGTACGTTCGCACCGGCATGTATCGCTGCGTGCTGGTCGTCGGAGCAGAGGTGCAATCAATCGGGCTCAACCTCAGCACTGCGGGGAGGGACACGGCGGTGCTGTTTGGCGACGGTGCCGGTGCAGTGGTGGTCACGCCCAGCGCGGACGGCTCTGGGATCCTGTCCACCAATCTGCTCGCCGATGGTCGCTATGCCAAGGAGCTGTGGATGGAGCACCCTGGCTGCTTGCGCAGTCCGCGTCTGACGCCGGAGATGCTCACCGACGGCAGCCTGGACCCCAAGATGAACGGCAGGACCGTTTTCAAGCACGCCGTGACCCGCTTCTGCGAGGCCATCGAGGAGGCGCTGCGGGCCAACGAGCTCACCATTGAGCAAGTGGCCCTCATCATCCCGCACCAGGCGAATCTGCGCATCACCGAAGCGGTGGCTGAGCGCTTTGGCGGAATGGACAAGGTCTACTCGAACATTCACAAGTACGGGAATACCACGGCAGCCTCGATCCCCATTGCCTTGCATGAAGCGGTCAGGGAGGGGCGCGTACGACAGGGTGATTATATCGTGCTGGTGGCGTTCGGCTCGGGATTCACCTGGGCCTCGGCAGTGGTCAAGTGGTAG
- a CDS encoding phosphatase PAP2 family protein, whose product MKRLFVRVRQYFNKPSRRWRVYVLLAVVLYFVAINQVIRVRPDHAFVALLMLATLLGKEKGKRFLIDWSPFIVFWTAYDMMRGIADSVRGVINVALPYRVELALFGPLFGGQLPCFFFQHWQQRLGASPLRQLLDASGGLFYTLHFGLPIVLGWYFWHTRDDRRLFYTFVGTLTLLNFSALATFMAYPAAPPWYVYAHGFGQPARTSFWGMGPGGLLNVDRMIGMKFFTTLWGGFNPNHFAAIPSLHGAYPVVIALFVHKGLRWPVPLVALYPLCVWFSAVYLNQHYIIDLLIGTGYVVVAYVIVTRVLMPKVIDPLLARPARKPAALVTTVAN is encoded by the coding sequence ATGAAGCGACTCTTCGTGCGCGTTCGGCAGTATTTCAATAAACCTTCGCGGCGGTGGCGAGTGTATGTGTTGCTCGCGGTGGTGCTCTACTTTGTCGCCATCAACCAGGTGATCCGCGTCCGCCCTGACCACGCCTTCGTGGCTTTGCTCATGTTGGCTACCCTGCTTGGCAAGGAGAAAGGCAAGCGCTTTCTCATCGATTGGAGCCCGTTCATCGTGTTCTGGACCGCCTACGACATGATGCGGGGCATTGCCGACTCGGTGCGGGGGGTCATCAACGTGGCGCTCCCCTACCGAGTGGAGTTGGCACTGTTTGGCCCACTGTTTGGCGGGCAGCTCCCCTGCTTCTTCTTCCAGCACTGGCAACAGAGGTTGGGCGCTTCGCCGCTGCGCCAGCTCTTGGATGCCTCTGGGGGCCTGTTCTATACGCTTCACTTCGGCCTGCCCATTGTTTTGGGGTGGTACTTCTGGCACACGAGGGACGATCGTCGGCTGTTCTACACCTTCGTTGGCACCCTGACGCTGCTGAACTTCTCGGCGCTGGCCACCTTCATGGCCTATCCTGCGGCCCCGCCGTGGTACGTATATGCCCATGGCTTTGGTCAGCCGGCCAGGACCTCTTTCTGGGGCATGGGCCCGGGCGGCCTTCTCAACGTGGACCGGATGATCGGGATGAAGTTCTTCACCACCCTGTGGGGGGGATTCAATCCCAACCATTTCGCAGCGATCCCCTCTTTGCACGGGGCCTACCCGGTGGTGATCGCCCTGTTCGTGCACAAGGGCCTGCGCTGGCCGGTGCCACTGGTGGCGCTTTACCCTCTGTGCGTGTGGTTTTCTGCCGTCTACCTCAATCAGCACTACATCATCGATCTTTTGATTGGTACCGGCTATGTGGTCGTTGCCTACGTGATAGTAACCCGAGTGCTTATGCCGAAAGTGATCGATCCGCTGCTGGCGCGCCCTGCCCGTAAGCCAGCAGCCCTGGTGACTACAGTTGCCAATTGA